A genomic region of Pontibaca methylaminivorans contains the following coding sequences:
- a CDS encoding membrane-bound PQQ-dependent dehydrogenase, glucose/quinate/shikimate family gives MYRIIISLLVFLVGLIVTAGGIWLAAVGGSWFYVLLGLLLLGASVLTWRRNRFGIGLYGVTLLLTLVWSIGEAGFDWWALAPRGALLAVLGVLMLLPWMVRAMRPESGREGARGGYELNSGILALSLVIAGGVALYSAFSNPHDTPGNLGERVTVAADQPDAGVPDGEWWAYGRTNAGQRYSPLAQITPENVGALEVAWTYRTGETRSGVDPEETTYEVTPLVIDDTMYICTPFSTVIALDATTGEEKWRFDPQLKQPPTATTQHMTCRGVSYHRAEAGDLPDNVTLATGDAAPASSPDELVASSAAEATTDAAGVPQNVVTGGAEAGAPNPVVTRKDVPEDVTLPGQCLERLFVPTSDGRLITISAQTGEICPGFGGGNGTINLWANMPNITPGSFYATSPPIVTESLVIVNGAVNDNASVASPSGVIRAYDLYTGELVWNFDSKNPDATMPIANDEAYSHNAPNSWSVASYDPDLDLIYLPMGNESPDQYGGGRGENTERFSSSILALDASSGRVVWDFQTVHHDLWDYDVPAQPNLINLEIGGEAVPALVAPTKQGEVFVLNRETGEPVLPVSEQPAPQTTVEGDHAAPTQPHSALSFMPPVLREADMWGTTLFDQLYCRIRFRQLDYEGPFTPPTERGTLVYPGNFGTFNWGGVAVDPERGILFGMPVYLAFTVTMEKRADEMSRVVTQEGDPIFNENFGAPYAAMIGPFTSPLGLPCQQPPWGYVAAADLTSGDILYRHVNGTVRDLSGRLALPFEMGVPGIGGPIMTAGGVAFLSGTLDDYVRGYDVNSGEELWRARLPAGGQATPSTYEGADGRQYLVVVAGGHGSTGTRPGDSIIAYALP, from the coding sequence GTGTATCGCATCATCATTTCCCTGCTCGTCTTTCTTGTCGGTCTGATCGTGACGGCGGGGGGGATATGGCTCGCCGCGGTGGGCGGCTCCTGGTTCTATGTCCTGCTCGGCCTGCTGTTGCTTGGTGCGAGCGTCCTGACCTGGCGGCGCAACCGTTTCGGCATCGGCCTTTACGGGGTGACGCTGCTGCTGACGCTGGTCTGGTCGATCGGCGAGGCCGGTTTCGACTGGTGGGCGCTGGCGCCGCGCGGAGCGCTTCTGGCGGTGCTCGGCGTGCTGATGCTGCTGCCGTGGATGGTGCGCGCCATGCGCCCCGAATCCGGGCGTGAAGGGGCGCGGGGCGGTTATGAGCTCAATAGCGGCATCCTTGCCCTGTCGCTCGTGATCGCGGGCGGAGTCGCGCTCTATTCGGCCTTCTCGAACCCCCATGACACGCCGGGCAACCTGGGCGAGCGGGTCACGGTGGCCGCGGACCAGCCCGACGCGGGCGTGCCCGATGGTGAATGGTGGGCCTATGGGCGCACCAATGCCGGGCAGCGCTATTCGCCGCTGGCGCAGATCACGCCGGAAAATGTCGGCGCGCTCGAGGTCGCCTGGACCTATCGCACGGGCGAGACCCGCAGCGGCGTCGACCCCGAGGAGACCACCTACGAGGTCACGCCGCTCGTGATCGACGACACCATGTATATCTGCACCCCGTTTTCCACCGTGATCGCGCTCGATGCCACCACCGGCGAGGAGAAATGGCGGTTCGATCCGCAACTGAAACAGCCGCCGACCGCGACCACCCAGCACATGACCTGCCGCGGCGTGTCCTATCACCGGGCTGAAGCCGGGGATTTGCCCGACAATGTCACCCTGGCCACCGGTGATGCGGCGCCGGCCTCCTCGCCCGACGAACTTGTCGCGTCGAGCGCCGCCGAGGCAACCACCGATGCCGCCGGCGTGCCGCAGAACGTGGTGACGGGCGGCGCGGAGGCCGGTGCGCCCAATCCGGTCGTCACCCGCAAGGACGTGCCCGAGGACGTGACCCTGCCCGGCCAGTGCCTCGAACGGCTGTTCGTGCCGACATCGGACGGGCGGCTCATCACCATCAGCGCGCAGACCGGCGAGATCTGCCCGGGCTTCGGCGGCGGGAACGGCACCATCAACCTCTGGGCGAACATGCCCAATATCACGCCCGGGTCGTTCTATGCGACATCGCCCCCGATCGTCACCGAAAGCCTGGTCATCGTGAACGGCGCGGTGAACGACAATGCCTCGGTCGCCTCGCCCTCGGGGGTGATCCGCGCCTATGACCTTTATACCGGGGAACTGGTCTGGAATTTCGACAGCAAGAACCCCGATGCGACCATGCCGATCGCCAATGACGAGGCCTACAGCCACAACGCCCCGAATTCCTGGAGCGTGGCCTCCTATGACCCCGACCTTGACCTGATCTATCTGCCCATGGGCAACGAATCGCCCGACCAGTACGGCGGCGGGCGCGGTGAGAACACCGAGCGGTTCTCGTCCTCGATCCTGGCGCTCGATGCCTCCAGCGGGCGGGTGGTCTGGGATTTCCAGACCGTGCATCACGACCTCTGGGATTACGACGTTCCCGCCCAGCCGAACCTGATCAACCTCGAGATCGGCGGCGAAGCGGTCCCGGCGCTCGTGGCGCCGACCAAGCAGGGCGAGGTCTTCGTGCTGAACCGCGAGACCGGCGAGCCGGTGCTGCCGGTTTCCGAACAGCCCGCGCCGCAGACCACGGTCGAGGGCGACCATGCCGCCCCGACCCAGCCGCATTCGGCGTTGAGCTTCATGCCGCCGGTGCTGCGCGAGGCCGACATGTGGGGCACCACGCTGTTTGACCAGCTTTACTGCCGCATCCGGTTCCGCCAGCTCGACTACGAGGGGCCCTTCACCCCGCCCACCGAGCGCGGCACGCTGGTCTATCCCGGCAATTTCGGCACCTTCAACTGGGGCGGCGTGGCGGTCGATCCGGAACGCGGGATCCTGTTCGGAATGCCGGTCTACCTTGCCTTTACCGTCACCATGGAAAAGCGTGCCGACGAGATGTCGCGTGTGGTGACGCAGGAGGGCGACCCGATCTTCAACGAGAATTTCGGCGCCCCCTATGCGGCGATGATCGGGCCCTTCACCTCGCCGCTCGGCCTGCCCTGCCAGCAGCCGCCCTGGGGCTATGTCGCGGCGGCGGACCTGACCAGCGGCGACATCCTTTACCGCCATGTGAACGGAACCGTGCGCGACCTGTCGGGGCGGCTTGCGCTGCCCTTCGAGATGGGCGTGCCGGGAATCGGCGGGCCGATCATGACCGCGGGCGGTGTCGCCTTCCTGTCCGGGACGCTGGACGATTACGTGCGCGGCTATGACGTGAACAGCGGCGAGGAGCTCTGGCGTGCGCGCCTGCCCGCCGGGGGCCAGGCCACGCCCTCCACCTATGAGGGTGCGGACGGGCGGCAGTATCTGGTCGTGGTCGCGGGCGGCCACGGCTCGACCGGCACGCGCCCCGGAGACAGCATCATCGCCTATGCCCTGCCCTGA
- the ehuB gene encoding ectoine/hydroxyectoine ABC transporter substrate-binding protein EhuB, whose amino-acid sequence MTLKQNFNPVRLFAPAALAAAGIVFTAAPAVSASLEELQDEGTIRIAVANEIPYGYVDPAGEAKGAGPETAIHIMEELGIDNIEWVPTDFSSLIPGLQAGRFDMVAAEMAILPQRCTKALFSEPNSSYGEGLLVLKDNPKDIHAYTDFAERDDLKVAIMAGADQLEFLQELGVAEGQMVTISANSDAVSVVSTGRADAYAATGLTAADLASKSDAVELAENFEDPVIGGEPVRSWGGFVFAQGSEDLRDAVNEALAQYKETDDWAETLKSYGFSDQDLADSNERSTEELCAAQ is encoded by the coding sequence TTGACACTCAAACAAAATTTCAATCCGGTACGGTTGTTTGCACCGGCAGCGCTGGCCGCTGCCGGGATCGTTTTCACCGCCGCGCCCGCGGTCTCGGCCAGTCTTGAGGAACTGCAGGACGAGGGCACCATCCGCATCGCCGTCGCGAACGAGATTCCCTATGGCTATGTCGATCCCGCCGGCGAGGCCAAGGGCGCCGGGCCGGAAACCGCGATCCACATCATGGAAGAGCTTGGTATCGACAATATCGAATGGGTTCCCACCGATTTCTCCTCGCTCATTCCCGGGCTTCAGGCGGGACGGTTCGACATGGTGGCGGCCGAGATGGCGATCCTGCCGCAGCGCTGCACCAAGGCGCTGTTTTCCGAGCCGAACAGCTCCTATGGCGAGGGGCTTCTTGTGCTGAAGGACAATCCCAAGGACATCCACGCCTATACCGATTTTGCCGAGCGCGACGACCTCAAGGTCGCGATCATGGCCGGTGCGGACCAGCTTGAATTCCTGCAGGAACTCGGTGTGGCCGAGGGGCAGATGGTGACCATCTCGGCGAATTCCGACGCGGTTTCGGTGGTCTCCACGGGTCGGGCCGATGCCTATGCGGCGACCGGGCTCACCGCCGCCGACCTTGCCAGCAAGTCCGACGCGGTGGAACTGGCCGAGAATTTCGAGGATCCGGTGATCGGTGGCGAACCGGTGCGCAGCTGGGGCGGATTCGTCTTTGCGCAAGGCTCCGAGGATCTGCGCGATGCGGTGAACGAGGCGCTCGCGCAGTACAAGGAAACCGACGACTGGGCCGAGACGCTCAAGAGCTACGGCTTCAGCGATCAGGATCTTGCGGATTCGAACGAACGCAGCACCGAAGAGCTCTGCGCGGCGCAATGA
- a CDS encoding DUF2474 domain-containing protein — protein sequence MTGRGGRAGLWLRRIGWMLLFWVAGVLVLGIIALLLRLLMNSAGLTA from the coding sequence ATGACCGGGCGCGGGGGCAGGGCCGGGCTCTGGCTGCGCCGTATCGGCTGGATGCTGCTGTTCTGGGTCGCGGGGGTGCTCGTGCTTGGCATCATCGCGCTGCTGCTGCGGCTGCTGATGAACTCGGCCGGGCTCACCGCCTGA
- the ehuC gene encoding ectoine/hydroxyectoine ABC transporter permease subunit EhuC, which yields MSWSEYLPVLWQGAWVTIQLTFWSTILGAVLAFAAGLGRLSHRAPLRWLSVAYIEIFRGTSLLVQLFWLYFALPLIGEAIGINLRMPPVVTGVVALSLNIGAYGAEVVRGAVQAVSRRQHEAAKALNFTPRRALLRIILPQAVPEMMPPFDNLAIQNLKDTALVSLIALGDLAMRAEQLRNFTQDSVTIYSMVLVMYFGMALVLTALVRLLAHSLGRWRTGGT from the coding sequence ATGAGCTGGAGCGAATATCTCCCGGTGCTCTGGCAAGGGGCCTGGGTGACGATCCAGCTCACCTTCTGGTCGACGATCCTCGGTGCCGTGCTCGCCTTTGCCGCCGGGCTTGGCCGGCTTTCGCATCGCGCCCCGCTCAGGTGGCTTTCGGTCGCCTATATCGAGATCTTCCGCGGCACCTCGCTGCTCGTGCAGCTGTTCTGGCTTTATTTCGCCCTGCCGCTCATCGGCGAGGCCATCGGCATCAACCTGCGGATGCCGCCGGTGGTCACCGGGGTGGTGGCGCTTTCGCTCAATATCGGCGCCTACGGGGCCGAGGTGGTGCGCGGTGCGGTGCAGGCCGTGTCGCGCCGCCAGCACGAGGCGGCGAAGGCACTGAACTTTACCCCGCGCCGGGCGCTGCTGCGCATCATTCTCCCGCAGGCCGTGCCCGAGATGATGCCGCCGTTCGACAATCTCGCGATCCAGAACCTGAAGGACACGGCGCTCGTGTCGCTGATCGCGCTTGGCGACCTGGCCATGCGGGCCGAGCAGTTGCGCAACTTCACGCAGGATTCGGTCACGATCTATTCCATGGTGCTGGTGATGTATTTCGGCATGGCGCTGGTCCTGACGGCGCTGGTGCGGCTGCTTGCGCACAGCCTCGGGCGCTGGCGCACGGGAGGGACATAG
- a CDS encoding cytochrome ubiquinol oxidase subunit I, whose amino-acid sequence MFGLGALELARIQFAFTISVHIIFPAITIGLACYLVVLEGLWLWRGRDAYRELYRFWSGIFAVNFAMGVVSGIVMAYQFGTNWSHFSTFAGSITGPLLAYEVMTAFFLEAGFLGVMLFGWDRVGRGLHFFATIMVALGTLISSFWILASNSWMHTPQGHEIIDGKVVPVDWFAVIMNPSFPYRLTHMATAAFLSTALFVGAAAAWHLLRRNDSEPVRRMFSMAMWMVVLVTPVQILIGDLHGLNTLEHQPAKIAGMEGHWRNEPGKGAPLILFGWPDMEAEETRFALEVPRLGSLILTHSLDGQYPGLADFPPEDRPNSLIIFWSFRVMVGLAVLMLALGIWSVWRRWRGTLYQPGWFLRFALVMGPSGLIALLAGWFTTEIGRQPWIVHGVMRTKDAVSDHSTLMLSVSLVVFIVVYFVVFGAGTRYMLRLVASGPRLGTDEGRPRQRPDARPARPLSAVEGPAGRPDTGPDTGPDTGPDTGGDNR is encoded by the coding sequence ATGTTTGGACTTGGTGCTCTCGAACTGGCGCGGATTCAGTTCGCCTTTACCATTTCCGTCCATATCATCTTTCCCGCCATCACCATCGGGCTCGCCTGCTATCTCGTGGTGCTCGAGGGGCTGTGGCTGTGGCGGGGCAGGGACGCCTACCGCGAACTTTACCGTTTCTGGTCGGGAATCTTTGCGGTCAACTTTGCCATGGGCGTCGTCTCGGGCATCGTCATGGCCTATCAGTTCGGCACCAACTGGAGCCATTTCTCGACCTTTGCCGGTTCGATCACCGGGCCGTTGCTGGCCTATGAAGTGATGACCGCCTTCTTTCTCGAGGCCGGGTTTCTCGGGGTGATGCTGTTCGGTTGGGACCGGGTCGGGCGCGGGCTGCATTTCTTCGCGACCATCATGGTGGCGCTCGGGACGCTGATTTCCTCGTTCTGGATTCTGGCCTCGAACAGCTGGATGCACACGCCGCAGGGTCACGAGATCATCGACGGGAAGGTGGTGCCGGTGGACTGGTTCGCGGTGATCATGAACCCCTCGTTTCCCTATCGGCTGACCCATATGGCCACGGCCGCCTTTCTTTCGACCGCGCTTTTCGTCGGCGCCGCGGCGGCCTGGCATCTGCTGCGCAGGAACGACAGCGAGCCGGTGCGGCGCATGTTCTCCATGGCCATGTGGATGGTGGTTCTGGTCACGCCGGTGCAGATCCTGATCGGCGACCTGCATGGGCTCAACACGCTCGAACACCAGCCGGCCAAGATCGCCGGGATGGAGGGGCACTGGCGCAACGAACCCGGCAAGGGCGCGCCGCTGATCCTGTTCGGCTGGCCCGACATGGAGGCCGAGGAGACGCGCTTTGCGCTCGAGGTGCCGCGCCTCGGCAGCCTGATCCTCACCCACAGCCTCGACGGGCAGTATCCGGGCCTCGCCGATTTCCCGCCCGAGGACCGGCCGAATTCGCTGATCATCTTCTGGAGCTTCCGCGTAATGGTGGGGCTTGCGGTGCTCATGCTGGCGCTCGGGATCTGGAGTGTCTGGCGACGCTGGCGCGGCACGCTTTACCAGCCGGGATGGTTTCTGCGCTTCGCGCTGGTGATGGGGCCCTCGGGGCTCATCGCGCTGCTTGCCGGGTGGTTCACGACTGAAATCGGACGTCAGCCCTGGATCGTCCACGGGGTGATGCGCACGAAGGACGCGGTCTCGGATCACTCGACATTGATGCTCTCGGTTTCGCTCGTGGTGTTCATCGTGGTCTATTTCGTCGTCTTCGGCGCGGGAACCCGCTACATGTTGCGGCTCGTGGCGAGCGGACCGCGGCTCGGCACCGACGAGGGCCGGCCCCGCCAGCGCCCGGACGCACGGCCCGCGCGGCCGCTTTCGGCGGTCGAAGGCCCGGCCGGCCGCCCCGACACCGGGCCTGATACTGGGCCCGACACTGGGCCCGACACCGGGGGAGACAACCGATGA
- a CDS encoding cobyric acid synthase: MPAVMIQGTGSDVGKSLLVAGLCRAARRRRITVLPFKPQNMSNNTRLSAAGHEVATAQALQALACGAAADSDMSPVLLKPRSETGSQVVVQGRPLGAFAARDYARLKPQLLDAVLASFARLQARAELVIVEGAGSAAEVNLRRGDIANMGFARAAGVPVVLTGDIDRGGVIAQIVGTRAVLDPQDAGMVHGFIINRFRGDPDLFREGCRMIEERSGWRSFGVLPWFSDARLLPAEDTLALSSGGANAGGGGRLRICCLALPRIAGFDALDPLRLEPDVRFSMVQPGEAIPEVALVIIPDSAAPQADLAVLRAEGWDVDLRAHHRRGGRILGLGAGRLMLGQRLAEPGGADVPGLGLSEADAADGRIEGMARAEVLADDGFRRRWLSRLGATPVVRDWGQMLDEVLDRLAEHVEAHLDVSAIFALAQQAGAGVAERSAPGAVRR; encoded by the coding sequence ATGCCCGCCGTCATGATCCAGGGCACCGGATCGGATGTCGGCAAGTCGCTTCTGGTTGCGGGGCTTTGCCGGGCGGCGCGCCGGCGCAGGATCACGGTGCTGCCGTTCAAGCCGCAGAACATGTCGAACAACACGAGGCTTTCCGCCGCCGGGCATGAAGTCGCCACTGCGCAGGCGTTGCAGGCGCTGGCCTGCGGGGCCGCGGCGGACAGTGACATGAGCCCGGTCCTGCTGAAGCCGCGCTCGGAAACCGGCTCGCAGGTCGTGGTGCAGGGCCGGCCGCTCGGGGCATTCGCGGCGCGGGATTATGCCAGGCTGAAACCGCAGCTTCTGGACGCGGTGCTGGCCAGTTTCGCACGACTCCAAGCGCGGGCCGAGCTTGTCATCGTCGAGGGAGCGGGCAGCGCGGCCGAGGTCAATCTGCGCCGGGGCGACATCGCCAACATGGGATTTGCGCGTGCCGCCGGTGTGCCCGTGGTGCTGACCGGCGATATCGACCGCGGCGGCGTCATTGCCCAGATCGTCGGCACGCGGGCGGTGCTCGACCCGCAGGATGCGGGGATGGTTCATGGCTTTATCATCAATCGCTTCCGGGGTGATCCCGATCTTTTCCGTGAGGGCTGCCGGATGATCGAGGAACGCAGCGGCTGGCGCAGCTTCGGCGTGCTGCCCTGGTTTTCCGACGCGCGCCTGCTGCCGGCCGAGGACACGCTGGCGCTTTCGAGCGGCGGCGCCAATGCCGGCGGCGGGGGAAGGCTGCGGATCTGCTGTCTTGCCCTGCCGCGCATCGCCGGTTTCGATGCGCTGGATCCGCTGCGGCTGGAACCCGACGTGCGGTTTTCCATGGTTCAGCCCGGCGAGGCCATCCCCGAGGTGGCTCTGGTCATCATCCCTGACAGCGCCGCGCCGCAGGCCGACCTTGCCGTTCTGCGCGCCGAGGGCTGGGACGTGGACCTTCGTGCGCATCATCGCCGTGGCGGGCGTATCCTCGGGCTTGGCGCGGGCCGGCTGATGCTGGGACAGCGGCTCGCGGAGCCGGGCGGCGCAGACGTTCCGGGGCTCGGCCTTTCCGAGGCGGATGCGGCGGACGGGCGGATCGAGGGCATGGCGCGGGCGGAGGTCCTTGCCGATGACGGTTTCCGGCGCCGCTGGCTGTCCCGCCTCGGCGCCACGCCGGTGGTCCGCGACTGGGGGCAGATGCTGGACGAGGTGCTCGACCGGCTGGCCGAACATGTCGAGGCGCATCTCGATGTATCCGCGATTTTCGCGCTTGCGCAGCAGGCAGGGGCCGGTGTCGCCGAACGCTCCGCACCCGGCGCAGTCAGGCGGTGA
- the cydB gene encoding cytochrome d ubiquinol oxidase subunit II encodes MTLDLPLLWTLIIAFGLMMYVITDGFDLGIGILFPFVRRRGDRDLMVNSVAPIWDGNETWLVLGGAGLFAAFPLAYAVILSALYIPFILMLVGLIWRGVSFEFRIKADDAHRPFWDRAFAAGSYTAAFTQGVALGAFISGFRVENGVHAGGPLDWLTPFNLFVGLGVVIAYALLGVTWLVLKTEGDLQARMRDLGRPVTGAVFLAIIAVSLWTPLEHPDVAARWFSTPNLFYFAPVPVLVVLATWLLLRALSGQRQAAPFGLALLLLFLGYSGLAISLWPNIIPPDVSIWEAAGPESSMGFTLVGALIVIPIILAYSGWSYYVFRGKVKPEEGY; translated from the coding sequence ATGACCCTCGACCTTCCGCTTCTCTGGACCCTCATCATCGCTTTCGGGCTGATGATGTATGTCATCACCGACGGGTTCGATCTCGGCATCGGCATCCTGTTCCCCTTCGTGCGCCGGCGTGGGGACCGCGACCTGATGGTGAACAGCGTCGCCCCGATCTGGGACGGGAACGAAACCTGGCTCGTGCTGGGCGGAGCGGGGCTTTTTGCGGCCTTTCCGCTGGCCTATGCGGTGATCCTGAGCGCGCTTTACATCCCCTTCATCCTGATGCTGGTGGGGCTGATCTGGCGCGGGGTCTCGTTCGAGTTCCGCATCAAGGCGGATGATGCGCACCGTCCCTTCTGGGACCGGGCCTTTGCCGCCGGATCCTATACGGCCGCCTTCACGCAGGGAGTGGCGCTCGGCGCCTTCATCAGCGGCTTCCGGGTCGAGAACGGCGTGCATGCGGGCGGGCCGCTCGACTGGCTGACCCCGTTCAACCTGTTCGTGGGGCTCGGGGTGGTGATCGCCTATGCGCTGCTCGGGGTGACCTGGCTCGTGCTCAAGACCGAGGGCGACCTGCAGGCGCGCATGCGCGACCTCGGCCGTCCGGTCACCGGCGCGGTGTTCCTTGCCATCATCGCCGTCAGCCTCTGGACGCCGCTTGAACATCCCGATGTGGCGGCGCGCTGGTTCTCGACCCCGAACCTGTTCTATTTCGCCCCGGTGCCGGTGCTGGTGGTGCTGGCCACCTGGCTGCTGCTGCGCGCGCTTTCCGGGCAGCGGCAGGCGGCACCCTTCGGGCTGGCGCTGCTGCTGCTGTTCCTCGGCTATTCCGGCCTCGCAATCAGTCTCTGGCCCAATATCATCCCGCCCGATGTGTCGATCTGGGAGGCCGCCGGGCCGGAATCGAGCATGGGCTTCACCCTGGTCGGGGCACTGATCGTCATTCCGATCATCCTCGCCTATTCCGGCTGGTCCTATTACGTCTTCCGCGGCAAGGTGAAACCGGAGGAAGGTTACTGA
- the ehuD gene encoding ectoine/hydroxyectoine ABC transporter permease subunit EhuD, producing MLFGIEWDASSNWSLAVSILPILLRAMVVTLHAAVLGFAIAMVLGLVLAALKAAPVRLVSWPARFVAEFLRDTPLLVQLFFLYYVLPEFGIVLPAFMTGAVALGLQYSAYLAEVYRAGIEAVPRGQLEAARALDLAPRRTFTHIVLPQAIPRIIPAMGNYLVSITKDVPVLSVVTVLEMLNVAKIIGDRTFNYLVPLTMVGALYLVMTLIAARGVRWLDMKLPKTGIALR from the coding sequence ATGCTGTTCGGAATCGAATGGGACGCCAGCAGCAACTGGTCGCTTGCCGTCTCGATCCTGCCGATCCTGTTGCGCGCCATGGTGGTGACGCTCCATGCGGCGGTGCTCGGCTTTGCGATCGCGATGGTGCTGGGGCTGGTGCTGGCGGCGCTGAAGGCCGCGCCGGTGCGGCTGGTCTCGTGGCCCGCGCGCTTCGTGGCGGAGTTCCTGCGCGACACGCCGCTGCTCGTGCAGCTTTTCTTTCTGTACTACGTCCTGCCCGAATTCGGCATCGTCCTGCCGGCCTTCATGACCGGGGCGGTGGCGTTGGGGCTGCAGTATTCCGCCTATCTGGCCGAGGTCTACCGCGCGGGGATCGAAGCCGTGCCGCGGGGCCAGCTCGAGGCCGCGCGGGCGCTCGACCTGGCGCCGCGGCGCACCTTCACCCATATCGTGCTGCCGCAGGCGATCCCGCGCATCATCCCGGCCATGGGCAATTACCTCGTCTCGATCACCAAGGACGTGCCGGTTCTGTCGGTCGTGACCGTGCTCGAGATGCTGAACGTGGCCAAGATCATCGGCGACCGCACCTTCAACTATCTCGTGCCGCTCACCATGGTCGGGGCGCTTTACCTTGTCATGACGCTGATCGCCGCCCGCGGCGTGCGCTGGCTGGACATGAAACTGCCGAAAACCGGGATTGCATTGCGATGA
- the cobO gene encoding cob(I)yrinic acid a,c-diamide adenosyltransferase, whose amino-acid sequence MTEPSAEEAAAHAAKKAKIKAARDRMMEEKTGEKGLVIVLTGPGKGKSSSAFGMILRCLAHGYPCAVVQFVKGARYSGERDLITARFGDLCAFHTMGEGFTWETQDLARDRAAAGAAWDKAKELIRDSRNRMVLLDEINIALRYEYLDLQEVVGFLAAEKPPMTHVVLTGRNARPELIAAADLVTEMTVVKHPFRAGIKAQPGVEF is encoded by the coding sequence ATGACCGAACCCAGCGCCGAGGAGGCCGCCGCCCACGCGGCGAAAAAAGCAAAGATCAAGGCGGCGCGCGACCGGATGATGGAGGAGAAAACCGGCGAAAAGGGGCTGGTCATCGTGCTGACGGGCCCGGGCAAGGGGAAAAGCTCCTCGGCGTTCGGCATGATCCTGCGCTGTCTTGCCCACGGGTATCCCTGCGCGGTGGTGCAGTTCGTCAAGGGCGCGCGCTACAGCGGGGAGCGCGACCTGATCACGGCCCGGTTCGGCGATCTCTGCGCCTTTCACACCATGGGCGAGGGATTCACCTGGGAGACGCAGGATCTGGCCCGCGACCGCGCTGCCGCCGGTGCCGCCTGGGACAAGGCGAAGGAGCTGATCCGCGACAGCCGCAACCGCATGGTTCTGCTGGACGAGATCAACATCGCGCTGCGCTACGAGTACCTCGACCTGCAGGAGGTGGTGGGTTTCCTTGCCGCCGAAAAGCCGCCCATGACCCATGTGGTCCTGACCGGGCGCAACGCCCGGCCCGAACTGATCGCCGCCGCCGATCTGGTCACCGAAATGACGGTGGTGAAGCACCCCTTCCGCGCAGGTATCAAGGCGCAGCCCGGCGTCGAGTTCTGA
- the ehuA gene encoding ectoine/hydroxyectoine ABC transporter ATP-binding protein EhuA, producing MSEPIITFDDVSKRFGAVTVLDGLDFNVAEGEKVTIIGPSGSGKSTILRILMTLEPISGGTVWVDGEPLWHEKAADGSLKRPSERHMRHMRTKLGMVFQSFNLFPHMSVLRNITEAPVQVLKLSKAQARERAGDLLEMVGMSDHRDKFPNQLSGGQQQRVAIARALAMRPKIMLFDEPTSALDPELVGEVQEVIRRLADAHDLTMLMVTHEMRFAREISDRICFIDKGRIIEDGPPEAIFSDPREERTREFLGALLGEG from the coding sequence ATGAGCGAACCGATCATCACCTTCGACGACGTCAGCAAGCGTTTCGGCGCGGTCACCGTGCTGGACGGGCTGGATTTCAACGTGGCCGAGGGGGAAAAGGTCACCATCATCGGCCCCTCCGGCTCGGGGAAATCGACGATCCTGCGGATCCTGATGACGCTCGAGCCGATCTCGGGCGGGACGGTCTGGGTCGACGGCGAACCGCTCTGGCACGAAAAGGCGGCTGACGGGTCGCTGAAGCGCCCCTCCGAGCGCCACATGCGCCACATGCGCACCAAGCTCGGCATGGTGTTCCAGAGCTTCAACCTGTTTCCCCACATGAGCGTGCTGCGCAACATCACCGAAGCGCCGGTGCAGGTGTTGAAGCTGTCGAAGGCGCAGGCGCGCGAACGGGCGGGCGACCTGCTCGAGATGGTGGGCATGAGCGATCACCGCGACAAGTTCCCCAACCAGTTGTCCGGCGGGCAGCAGCAGCGCGTGGCGATCGCGCGGGCGCTGGCGATGCGGCCCAAGATCATGCTGTTCGACGAGCCGACCTCGGCGCTCGACCCCGAACTTGTCGGTGAGGTGCAGGAGGTCATCCGCCGGCTGGCCGACGCCCATGACCTGACCATGCTCATGGTCACGCACGAGATGCGCTTTGCCCGCGAGATTTCGGACCGGATCTGTTTCATCGACAAGGGGCGCATCATCGAGGACGGCCCGCCCGAGGCCATCTTTTCCGATCCGCGCGAAGAACGCACGCGCGAATTCCTGGGCGCCCTGCTCGGCGAGGGTTGA